The following is a genomic window from Bacteroidia bacterium.
CGGCGGCGACAATTCCTCGTCGCGCCAACCCGCGGAGATCATCGCGCTGGCGAACCGTCACCGCATCCGCATATTCACCATCGGTCTGGGCTCGTCCATCAACAGCGTGGAGCTTGAGCTGATCGCGCAGCTGACGGGCGGCAAGTACTTCCAGACGCCGAACGCGGGTCAGCTTGCGGCGATCTACACGGAGATTTCGACGATCATGTTCCAGGGCTTCCAGGAGTGCATCATCACGTACGAGCGGGAATGCGCGGACGGAAGCCTTCGGACGGTGGAGCTGCAGCTGCGGAACTTCTGCGGCGGAACGGACTCGAAGACGAAGACGTACCGCGCTCCGCTGGATTCGTCGACGTTCAAGACGCTGTATATGGAGCTCGGCAAGGGCGAGGGCAAGGGCGGCACGGACATCAAGGTTCCGCTGATGCTGATCACGCCGATCGACGAAGATATGTTCTATCCATTCCAGTTCACGCTGGAGTTCGATCCCTCGTGCGTGCAGTTCAAGAGCGTGACGACGCCCCCGGGCTCGTTGATCGAAGGTCTTCCGATATCGGTGACGCCGGTACCGACGGGCGCGCTGATACAGGTGACGGACCGGAAGCTGGTCAACGGGAGCGGTCTGCTGATGGAGTTTACGTTCAAGGCGTCGGATCCCGCCGATACGACGTGCTGCGAGATACGGGGCGTGAACCCGAAATTCGAACAGGGGTGTTTCATCCCGATCATCAACCCCGGCGAGATCTGCGTGTATCCGCGCAAGCCGGTGGTGAGCTGCGACATAGACGGCCCGAAGGAACTGGTGTGGATGCGTCCGATCAAGGACTACATGCCGAACCCGTTCTCGGTCAACGCTCGTTTCTACAACACGGGCGACAAGGAGGCGTTCAATACGCGCTTCAAGATCACGTACAACAGCGCGGACGTTCAGCTGATCACGCCGTTGACGGACGTTCAGGTGGGTTCGCCGAAGGACATCCCGTCGAACGGTTTCGCGGAGGTGACCTGGCAGCTTGCGGCCAAGCGTCGTTCGAACGAAGTGGAGACGGAGATCTGCATCACGGCGCTGTTCGACAATCATGAAGAAGTGGTCTGCTGCCTGAAGGTGAAGATTCCGCCGACGGAGCCGATACTCGAGTGCGCTCTGGACGCTCCTCCGATCGTAGCGGACAATATCAACCTGCGCTACGTGCCGATGCCGTTCCCGGTGACGGTGACGGTAACGAACGTGGGCGGCATGCGTACGGATTCGGTGTGGGCGACGATCAAGCTTCCGAAGGATCTCGAGCTTGCGGCGCCGGACATCCCGGACCGTCACACGAAGCGCGTGGTTCCGTCGCTGCTGTTCCCGAATCAGAGCGGCAGCGCGACGTGGATGGTCAAACATCCGAACACGGACGTCGAGAAGAGCTACATCGTGGAGGTGTGGGTGAAGACGGCGAACGCGGATTCGTCGAAGTGCGAGATCACGATCGTGATCCCGCCGTTGGATTCGCCGATACTTTCGCCGCGGTGCTACGTTCCGAGCGAACTGGTATTCGACGAAAACCTCGACACGTACGTCCCGAACCCGTTCACGGTGCGTCTGACCTGCGTGAACAACGGCAACACGGAGGCGTTTGACGTCGAGGGCACGATCATTCTTCCTCCGGACCTGGTGCTCGATCCACCGACGCAGCCGGTGACGAAGATGTTCACGCCGTCGAACATGCTCAAGTATGTTCCGCCGGCACCCGCGCCGGAACTGACGTGGACGGTGCGCTGGACGAAGCGGTACCGGTACAACGTGACGCCGCAGATCCGCTGGACGGTGACGGGCAAGAACTTCATGGGGGCGTACGTCTGGACTCGACGGAAGTGCGCTGCGCGATCCCGATCCCCGGTCTGATGCCGCTGTTCGGCTGCACGATCGAGATGCCGGATTCGCTTGCGCTCAACGCGTCGGAGACGGACGTCGAGCCGAACCCGTTCACGGTGCGGTACACGATCACGAACAAGAGCAAGCAGATCGGCCGTATCACGCGTCTGTTCATCAGCTTCCCGCCGGACGGTCTGTCGCTGGATCCGAGTTCGCCGAACCCGATGAACCAGACGATGAGTCTGGATCTGGACAAGGACGAGTTCCGGACGTTCGAGTGGATCATCAAGGTGCAGAACCGCATCACGCGTCGTCTGCCTCTGATCACGGTGATCGCCTTGGATGACGAAGGCAACGAGATCCGCTGCGAGCAGTATTTGCCGATCGCGAACCTGAAGACGGCGCTGATGTGCGACGTGCGGACGAGCGAGCCGGAGCTTCGGTACATTCCGGTGCTGACCGAGTACGAACCGAACCGTTTCGTGATCAGCGCGACGCTGACGAACACGGGCGGGGCGAACCTCAACGACATCGTGGCGGAACTGGAGTGGACGGATCCGAGCGGCCAGGATCTGGTGGAGTTCGATCCGGATTACGCGGACAACACGAACCCGAAGACGTGGGGCGTGCTGTTCCCGAGCCTGGGTCAGACGTTCACGTGGGGCTTCCGCCTGAAGAACAAGAACACGACGGACGTACCGCAGGTGCTGACGTTCAACATCAAGTACGGTTCGCGCGAGACGCCGTTCATCGCCGGAGGCTGCGAGGTTCCTGTGACGATCGAACCGGTTGTGGCTCCGAAGCTGATCTGCAGCCTGGGCGGTCCGGACACGGTGCGCTTCGTGGTGGACCGTTACGAGCCGACGCCGTTCGACATCGATGTGCATATCGAGAACATCGGCACGGGCGACGCGCGCGATGTGAAGGCGTACCTGCTGCAGGATACGCGGTTTACGATCGTCTCACCGACGATGCGTGCTCTCGGGACGCTTGCGGCGTTTTCGAGCACGGATCTGACGGGCGCGAACGGCTTCACGGTTCGTGTCAATCCGCGCGATGTTGACGGGTACGACACGGTGCGCGTGACGGTGGTTGCCGAGGGCGCGATGACCGAGTGCCTGCTTCCGATCTATGTCGAGCGCGAACTTCGTCCGCGCTTCGAGCTGGTGTGCACGTCGAGCGCGGTGTTGCGCTTCGACGATGTGCTCAACGATTACACGCCGAATCCATTCCCCGTGGAGACGCGGGTAAAGAACGTGGGCGACACGCGGGCGAAAGACTGCAAGTTGATCTTCGTCGGTCCTCCGCGCTTTATGCCGTATGACCAGGTGACGACGATCAGCCTGGGCGACATGGAAGTCAATGAAGAGCGCACGATCACGTGGCAGATGGTGCCGTGGCGTCGCGACGTGGGCGGCACGGAGACGCTGCTGTTCCAGGTGCACGGATCGGGTGGTCTGGGCAACCGGATCGTGGTCGAGCCGTGCGGTGTGGACATCTATGTACCGCCGGCACGCGCGGCGACGTATGCGTGCGACGTGACGGCGCAGTCGATATCGTTCGATCCGACGACGGGCGGGTATGTCCCCGATCCGTTCGAGGTGACGTCGACGGTGACGAACACGGGTCTTGCGGACGGTCTTGGCCTGTTCGCGGAGCTGACGGTGGAGAGCGGCCTGTATCTGACCTCGCCGGCGCGCGTGGACCTTTCCGGGACGCTGAGCCCGAGCGCGACGAGCGCTCCGGTGCGCTGGACGGTACGTCCGATCGCGCGTGCGACGGACGGGAACCTGAAGGCGACGGTGCGGTACACGGACCGCTTCGGGAACACGGCGTTGTGCGAGACGATGGTCTTCGTTCCCGCGGCACCGGAGCCGGGTCTTCTTCTGGGCTGCACGTCGGATCTGGTGAAGCTGGAAGTGGATAAGCTTCGCGGCGAGTACGTGCAATCGACGTTCAATATCCGCGACGGTGGGCAACAACAGCGGCCGTTCGGTATTCGACGTGGAAGTGACGGCGATCTCGATGGACGCGGATCTGAAGATCTCGCCGTTGTCGCCGAATCCAGTGATCGTTGCTCCGCGTCTGGACCACAACGCACCGACGGTGTCGGTGTCGTGGTCGGTGAACGTGGTTCCGCGCTCGAAGAGCGGTCCGATCCAGTGTTGTTCCGGTCACGGGCAAGGACGAGCAGGGCCGCTCGGTACCGACGCGCGAGTGTTCGGTGTGGATCGACGTTCCCGCGGTGGGCAGCCCCGATCTTCAGTGCGATATCATGACGTCGGTGACGACGCCGGATCCGAACGATGATCGGATGATCTCGTACAGCGAGTCTCTCGGCGACTATGAAGGCGAGAAGTCGGCGTTCGGCGACTACACGGTGTTCACGGTGAGCGCGACGATCCAGAATCGTGGCGAGGCGCAGGCGAACCGCGTCCGGGCGACGCTTCTGCTTCCGGAGTACATGGCCCTGGAGGCCGAAGAGAGCGCTCTGAAGAGCGTGACGCCGAACGACATCGGTCCCGGGAACGGGATAGCGACGGTGAGCTGGAAGGTTCGTCCGCTCGCGGTGGGCGAGGACAAGCCTTTGACGTTCGAGATCGTGACGACGTCGGAGAATCATCCGCCGGAGAAGTGCACGCATGACGTGACGCTTCAGGCGGCGCAGCGTCTTGTGACGCTCTCGCTTCCGGACGACATGGTGGGCAGCTACGGCGAGAAGGTGACGGTACCGGTTCTGGTGGGTGAGACGCTGGGCCGCGATATCTTCGCCTACAAGCTGACGATCCGTTACAATCCCTCTCAGATCCGCTTCCTGGACGCGACGAACGCGAACAGCCTGACGGCTCGCGGTTGGAACGGCCCGCAGGCGCGTGTTCTTGTCGAGCAGGGTGCGCCGGAAGGCAACCTTGTGCGTATCGAGGACCGTACGACGGGTCAGCCGTTGTCGACGAGCCGCACGGGGGCGCTGGTGTTCCTGCGCTTCGAGGTGGTGCACAATCCGGAGCAGATCGATCTGGTGGCGCAGTCGCCACTGGAGTTCGTCTCGAACACGCTGACGGACGACAACCGCGATTTGTGGTCGTCGATGAACAGCGTCAAGGACGAAGAGCAGGGCGATGTGAAGCTGGTGCTGATCAACGGCGCGGTGACGGTGAGCGGCGACTGCGTGCTGCCGCTGACGACGGCGACGCGTCTGGAGCAGAACCGTCCGAATCCGTTCAACCCGACGACGGTGATCACGTACCGTCTGGGCGAGACGGGCGAATACACTCTGACGCTGTTCGACGCGCTGGGCCGGAAGGTGCGCGTGCTGGAGACGGGCGTGAAGGCCGCCGGGACGTACACGTACGTACTCGACGCCACGGGCCTGACCAGCGGCGTGTACCTCTACCGCCTCGACACACCGACCTACAGCGACACCAAGCGCATGATTCTCTCGCGCTAAGACGCGCGGGGATTTCAACCGACCGTAGAATCAGAGCGGGAGGCGGCTGACACCGCCTCCCCTCGCTACCGAAACCCCGACGGAAGTTGTACATTTTCTCAGGAAGCCGATACCATGATGAAGAGAACAATCCTGCACACAGTCCTGCTCCTCGCAGTCCTGTTTCCGCCGCTGATGTTTGCTCAAGGGCAGGGTGGGGACGACGCCGTTATGGGGTTACCCGTCATTTCTGTCCGACTCGAGAGCTCGGCGACGCAGCTATTCTATGTGGACTACGATTATGTCCCGAATCGCATCACGGTGACCGCATGGGTGAAAAACATCAGTGCAGATACCGCGATCGCACGAAACGTCAACGCGCGCATCATCGCGGACACACGTTTTAATGTGCCTGTGGGAGAGCCGGTTGAAAAACACGTCGCGGATTTCCTGAATCCCGGAGATTCTGCCTCCGTTACCTACGAGTTGGTCGTGGCCAGCGAACGAAGCGATGATGGAACGGATGATGTCCGTGTGCTCGTTTTCACCGACAATGCCTATGCCAAGGATGCGACCATCCCCATCTGGGTTCAACGTGAAATGTTCCCCATACTGCAGAACACCATCGGATCTCTCCCGAGCCTGGTGTTCGACGACAACACCAACGACTTCATCCCGAATCCGTTCTGTGTCGATGTCGTGGTGCGAAATACCGGTGAAGGTGTCGCGGATTCCGTGTATATACAGTTCGTCGGTGTGCGGTATGTGACCGTGTTCGAGCAAGACTCTTCGATCAAATACCTCGGCGCCATGCGGCCGAATGAAGAGCGGACAGTGCGTTTCTGCTTCCGTCCGGCATGGCGGACCTTCGACACCACCGTAACCCTGAAATTCCAGACACACGGCATCGGTGGCTACAAGCGGAAGAAATACATCCAAGCCGACAGCGTTTCCATGTTCCTCCCCGCTGCGAAGCAGGCCGCGTATCAGGTTGTCTGTAACATCGTCCCGAGTTTCATAGAGTTCAAGGACCATCGCTACAATCCGGATCCCTTCGACTATACTGTGCAAATCACGAACGTCGGCACGGCGGTAGGCAAAGGTGTGAAAGCAAAACTGCAGTTTACGGGTTTCACACTCAATAGCGGAGAGAGCGAGGAAAAGGATCTCGGCGACATCGGCTTGGGACAGACGGTGAACGTGAGCTGGAAACTGAAGCCCACGAGACTGTTTGAACGGGATACCTTGTTCATCTGTGTCCGCGTCTATGACATTTTCAACAACAACGCGGTCTGTTGCGACAGTGTTATCGTAGACTCAATACGCACCGCGCGCTTCGACGTCGCATGCACTGGTCCCGATACAATCAGGGCTGATAATCAGGCGGGCGTGTATCTCAACAATCCCTTCGACGTGGAATTCACAGTCTGCAATATCGGCAGCGATTACGCGGATTCGCTGAAAGCCACGATATTCATCCAAAGTCCGAATGTCACTCCGATACCCGGCTTCCCGAATGTCATCGAAAAGGCTATTGTGTCCGGTACAGACTCGCTCGGAGTTGATAGCTGCTACACATTCCGGTGGACATTGGAAGCATTGCCTATGGCTGTGACAACCCCG
Proteins encoded in this region:
- a CDS encoding VWA domain-containing protein, producing MNRAYSSIFARVTMRVLFAAAALLLFLQSAEAQPQLTFKRVTVNWPTVELYFSVGCDGNPAYNMTKQDFRIYENGVEVKDFTLWCPDPTIRCAISVALVFDASGSMSGSGTAGAKQAGHAFVDLMDGVIDEASVVWFTSVVTVYQQMTTNKPMLHSAVDALPASGATAVWDGIYAGLIELINNGVNQCRAVIAMTDGGDNSSSRQPAEIIALANRHRIRIFTIGLGSSINSVELELIAQLTGGKYFQTPNAGQLAAIYTEISTIMFQGFQECIITYERECADGSLRTVELQLRNFCGGTDSKTKTYRAPLDSSTFKTLYMELGKGEGKGGTDIKVPLMLITPIDEDMFYPFQFTLEFDPSCVQFKSVTTPPGSLIEGLPISVTPVPTGALIQVTDRKLVNGSGLLMEFTFKASDPADTTCCEIRGVNPKFEQGCFIPIINPGEICVYPRKPVVSCDIDGPKELVWMRPIKDYMPNPFSVNARFYNTGDKEAFNTRFKITYNSADVQLITPLTDVQVGSPKDIPSNGFAEVTWQLAAKRRSNEVETEICITALFDNHEEVVCCLKVKIPPTEPILECALDAPPIVADNINLRYVPMPFPVTVTVTNVGGMRTDSVWATIKLPKDLELAAPDIPDRHTKRVVPSLLFPNQSGSATWMVKHPNTDVEKSYIVEVWVKTANADSSKCEITIVIPPLDSPILSPRCYVPSELVFDENLDTYVPNPFTVRLTCVNNGNTEAFDVEGTIILPPDLVLDPPTQPVTKMFTPSNMLKYVPPAPAPELTWTVRWTKRYRYNVTPQIRWTVTGKNFMGAYVWTRRKCAARSRSPV
- a CDS encoding T9SS type A sorting domain-containing protein, which encodes MISYSESLGDYEGEKSAFGDYTVFTVSATIQNRGEAQANRVRATLLLPEYMALEAEESALKSVTPNDIGPGNGIATVSWKVRPLAVGEDKPLTFEIVTTSENHPPEKCTHDVTLQAAQRLVTLSLPDDMVGSYGEKVTVPVLVGETLGRDIFAYKLTIRYNPSQIRFLDATNANSLTARGWNGPQARVLVEQGAPEGNLVRIEDRTTGQPLSTSRTGALVFLRFEVVHNPEQIDLVAQSPLEFVSNTLTDDNRDLWSSMNSVKDEEQGDVKLVLINGAVTVSGDCVLPLTTATRLEQNRPNPFNPTTVITYRLGETGEYTLTLFDALGRKVRVLETGVKAAGTYTYVLDATGLTSGVYLYRLDTPTYSDTKRMILSR
- a CDS encoding T9SS type A sorting domain-containing protein, whose product is MMKRTILHTVLLLAVLFPPLMFAQGQGGDDAVMGLPVISVRLESSATQLFYVDYDYVPNRITVTAWVKNISADTAIARNVNARIIADTRFNVPVGEPVEKHVADFLNPGDSASVTYELVVASERSDDGTDDVRVLVFTDNAYAKDATIPIWVQREMFPILQNTIGSLPSLVFDDNTNDFIPNPFCVDVVVRNTGEGVADSVYIQFVGVRYVTVFEQDSSIKYLGAMRPNEERTVRFCFRPAWRTFDTTVTLKFQTHGIGGYKRKKYIQADSVSMFLPAAKQAAYQVVCNIVPSFIEFKDHRYNPDPFDYTVQITNVGTAVGKGVKAKLQFTGFTLNSGESEEKDLGDIGLGQTVNVSWKLKPTRLFERDTLFICVRVYDIFNNNAVCCDSVIVDSIRTARFDVACTGPDTIRADNQAGVYLNNPFDVEFTVCNIGSDYADSLKATIFIQSPNVTPIPGFPNVIEKAIVSGTDSLGVDSCYTFRWTLEALPMAVTTPVRIKFTAQALNAEPRECEIVVIVQRLDAPNLDITCGTIPEDTVNFDPSSGGYFPPYIIYWAVVKNIGGGIAKNVSVTLAPPPRTQLADGETWTKLANPKDLGPNDSARIEWITVPVRRTDFGSNITYRAEVTSENVVERPVCSADVFVPALPKTAAFSIPSNNVGYTNQLIMVPIFIDDPTDKDIKKIEIKLHYNIDDNRNRRPLDVVEFLEIVQFNSLTEGWNILNQGRNASNDVLQFTIQSTSQLAYPDNVAPEFIPPLIWLKFRAAFGSSPDDLDIERTPVLWPDPLVIQSEVVINDGSIFPLVTPGEVWVSGDCLRPLTASPDYIIFNRPNPFNPSTTFEYHIPVDEHVKIVVFDALGREVRTLVNDYRTAGYHSLVFNADGLPSGIYFYRLETPSFSTMKKMVISK